Within the Bombyx mori chromosome 24, ASM3026992v2 genome, the region CAGTCGTGATTGCTTCCcaagatgatttaaaaaaaattatataagtgttttccttattattatattcattgtttttaaagcacatgctattttttgtaatgtaaaatatatcataattttgtttttttcttttcaaaagttGATGATCGGACTATTTCATTTTTTTGAgaaacttttaaatgtttttttaactattttaataacattattatgtaaGGCTTGTTATAATATAGCAACATACTTATTGTTTAGCATTGGAGAATTTGTTATATTGTTCGTTTGGAACTTTTACTCCTGGGGTGGGTGTTTGATTAATGTTGAGATCTATATTCTCGTATGTGTAGGTACTTATGTATTGACATGTCAATTATTATGCTGTGGTTTGAGCCGTGGACTATTAATACTGttggttaattatttatatgatctattttttctctctctctctaatggctaatttaaagattttttaccaGAACGTTCGTGGTTTACGTagtaaaactaatttgttttatagaaacattattttatgtgatAATGATATTATATGTCTTAGTGAGACATGGTTAATGCCGGGTATTTATGACTCGGAGTTGTTTGATGAGCGTTTTGTTGTTTACCGTTGCGATCGGAACTATAACTCTCGAAATGATTCTTTGGGTGGCGGGGTACTTATTGCTGTGCGTAGAGGAATtaccgtttttaatttaacctgTCTCCCTTCCAACAGAAACCGATCAGCTGAtattatttcgataaaaataaatattaagcacaATAACGTTAGTAAACTACTCCATCTTTACTGTTGCTATTTTCCTCAATGTTCCTCTCAGTTTGAAgatgaaattggtttttttgAGGATATTTCTGACACAATTATTACTAATCCCGGTGACGAATTTTTGTGCGTCGGCGATTTCAATATAAGGAATGCTTCTTGGGAGCTGATCGGTGTTGATGGACCTGCTAGACTCTTGAATGATGATCGGTGGGACTCACTTGTCTTTggtctttctaattttttagcttttaatagttttaaacaatttaattcgatttctaatataaataaaagatgcttaGATTTAGTAATAAGTAATTGTGCTTGTAAGGTTGTTCGTTCGTCCCTTCCTCTTGTATCTGAGGATGATCATCATCCAGCCTTAGATATTCAGATTCAGGGGTTAGACGTGAGACCCCTACGTTCTCCTGGCCGGTCCATATTGCTTTTCCATAAAAGTGACTACTCTATTATTAGCGAGGAACTTTCGAAAATTGATTGGAaacaatcttttatgaatttagaTGTCGACTTGGCCGTGGGCAAGTTTCATGAAATCTTAGACAAGATTATTTCTGATAATGTGCCTGTGAAGGTCGTAAGAGGTAACTCCAATTTCCCTTACTGGTACTCCTCTGCTTTAATCAagttgattaaagaaaaaagaaaatttcacaggaaatgaaaatgttatggtcgattggccgactattcaagtttttctgttcttcgtgaaagacaaaaagccttaaaaatttgctgttacaatgcacacataacaaagtgtgaggatgatatcttgaagtgcagtaagcaattttggagatttgttaaatccaagaggagtgctggggattttcctaacgaattgttcttaaatgataggtgctcatctgatggttctgaaatatgtaatttatttaatgttcactttggttctgcctttttaactaacaatacacagtcAACATCATCGTTAAGTTATACCCCTGCTTCTCACGACCTTAActgtgtagatatttcttcattttttatttcggtgggtaaagtcaagcaatatttaaaaaatcttgatatttccaagggtgctggtccggatggtattccgcctgtttttttgcgacaatgttacgctcagctgtgttaccctttgcatcttctttttaatcactcattatcaactggtgttatgccccgtatttggaagcggtcgttcgtggtgccagtctttaagagcggtgataaacataacatagctaactacagaccaatttctaaaatttgtgccatccctaagatgtttgaacgtatagtttatgattttttatttccattgattaggcctcatattatagagcaacaacatggttttataagccatagatctactgagacaaacctctgtgagtttttggattatgtattgagctccatggaggatggtcatcaggttgatgtggtgtacacggattattccaaagcgttcgatcgaataaattttgacattttgattgagaaattgcatggacttggggtccacggtgatttgctgcggtggcttgagtcttatgttagagatcgcagtcaggctgtgactttcaatggtttttgttcatcatttgcacctgttccctcgggagttcctcagggctctcatctcggtcctatgttatttaatatatatgtcaatgacgtttcgaatgttttcaggaaatccaaattcattatgtacgctgatgacaaaaaagtatataaagttataaagtccttaaacgactgtttggaattacaggatgatttgaacaacttatttgtttactgtcaaaataacttactcacagtgaatactaataagtgtactattataacattctcacgtggaagatcgaatatcttgtatgactattctattaatggtcaaactttggtacgcaccacagttgttcgtgatttgggtatttatttggattccagtttgatttttgattttcatgttaatgaaatagtaaataaggcttttcgaatgttaggcttcatacttagagttggtaaagactttaaaagaccatctactttgattctgttgtacaacagttttgtacggtctatattggaatatggctccgtcacatggaacccccaatataatatttatattcagcgactagaaagagtccaaaaaaagttttttaagcatcttttataccattgtcgtcgctttaactctccagaaccgacagaatttgtctctctagtcgatcgcaggctactgagggatcaaatgtttttatataaaataataaataacgagattgattctagctatcttctttccaaaatttcatttaaatgtagtcgtatttccgcgcgttctaaacagaccttccacatgtccacggctcgaacgaaatatgcttctaactcttttgtccgtagatcttgtaggttgtatgatgctaagttctctaatgctgatatcttttacttgtcacttgtagcatatagaaaagctgttttggagtgtttatagggtgatttggcccgataagtgttgtagttttatagtgtgagttaatgtataaaacgatatgtgcgtattgtgttgcttttgtttttttgtaatttgaatttctaaatttctcttcttgttcactgtctacttatatgtgattttgattgtggaaacatatttggttattgttttagctaattttttttttaaatattgtatgttttgtattgtactgtttgtttcccaaataaataaataaataaataaataaatctaaaaaatatattaaaaattataaattgacgccactattataaaaaatataataaaaataaaaaatcgttttgaggttagttttctatataaataagaaaataattacaagaaattcatatatcgattatttttttaaataaccgataattgatctatttcttaatttttttttacgagtaccattatttttattttttatgtttttttttagttgtacatatttaaatacaatactagtaaagttttttttttattggttagatgggtagacgagctcccagccaccctggtgttaagtggttacttgagcgtaaatgcgccacccaccttgagatatagttctaaggtctcaagtatacttacaagttaaagtccaaagggtatgtctttgatgttattttatgtgcttataatccattaaaatcgattgattaatgataatattaaaaattatttatttatatgttttatttatatatttaaaatgtttacttaatacgtaaaaggtttgatgctggcaatatttttcccgcaaaaatcaaaagccttgttttttcaaaagagttactttttttaaactacttattgtaaattgTAGTtgcgcttatttggaagaaagtaaatgcatatttatttatgacaaaattaatgcactacgTATTTtctctctaatctattgtccgctttgggcttgaaatgggcattcccctttttCTTCATCTTATATTCATGGTTCACTATTTTGGCAATAATGgcttacaaataaaagatagatCAGATATGTgatgtataaaaatataaattataattttgcgggtttgatttttattacacgatgttatttattccttcacgtggaagtcaatcgtgaacatttgttgagtacgtatttcattagaataaataatagtttcaaaaactataataacaaaatcttcgatcaataatagtagtattattgatcgaagaacaaaatacacttttttagaaaattcaactaaaaaatagaaaataaattttaataaatttgaattaaaagcgtgggtgcttttcaggatattatcaaaataacgcttctactcatatctgttcataaaatatttataacttataccatgcaccccacgcttttttacaataaaatcattttttttacataagtaattttaaagtcaatttattaaaatttattttctattttttagttggattatctataaaagcgtatttttttagttttttttaaaccgtttttttttccattttttagttgaatttcaattttctaaattttttttaaaaatattgaattgtcatcggtcctcaataagtataccaaattttaagttaatccgacgttttgaagggggtcaaaatcatgttcaaagattccgtcacaaacatacatacatacgtctgaagctaataacaGCGTAttaacaaaaattggtacccgcctgcgggattcgaacaccggtgcatcgctacataaaatgcaccggacgtcttatcctttaggccacggcggcTTCGAAACTATACTCCTGTTTGCAGGAATCAAACTCCTCACTTCGATCAACCAGGTGGTCCAGCAGAGAGCTGATCTGGAGTCGAACCGCGTGACCTTGAGCGGCTTGCTGGACGAACTCAAACGGAAGCTGAAGAGGCGAATCGAAGAGTGCCACTTCGAGAAAAAGGACAAATTGAAGGTAGCTTCTTTTGGAGGTCTCGTGGAAGTTAACTGGATACTATTGTTAACGCGAGGAGCGAAgatgtgtgaattgttttattttgtccattTAGTGTTAATTCAGATTAAATTGAGTGTTATCAGTGATTtattcactgagtttctcgccggatcttctcaatgggtcgcgattctgaacACTGGTTGTAGGACGACGTCTTGAggccgcacaggtaggtaccaccaataccgtctttaccataagggcacacggggcccgtgcccagagCACCCATTCTCAGGAGGCCCCGAAGAACCGACAATTTGGTTTCCAATTGTAGTCGAGAGCGTCATTTTCGCAGattaagagaataaaaaatgaattgcgaacAACAATGTTACAAGAACTGCTGAGTAATTTGTCAATTATGGGCATAGAAAGTGATATCCTTAAAATAATTGACTTTAAAgatataatggaatattttgctcaacagaaatcccgaaagaaaccattatcgtaatcgtaaccaaaaaaccagcagcattctaatataattaatattattatatcatactgtatttgttTACCTAtgataaatggtcatactcagtaaaaaaatgttattataattcgcttttttttactttccaaaagggcctcaaattcttgtgtgcccaagggccccagcctagttTAAGACATCcctgggtaccaccgccctgcctatttctgccgtgaagcagtaatgcgtttcggttcgaagggtggggcagccgttgtaactatactgagaccttagaactcatatctcaaggtgggtggcggtatttaagttgtagatgtctacaggctccggtaaccactcaacaccaggtggatccttagctcatccacccattcaagcaataaaaaaagcatacatATATACGAATTACCAGTACCAATTACAACGGACAGGCGCTGAAGCAAGCGAACCTTCGGCTCGAGAAGGAAAAGTTCAGCGTCATGTCGGAGATAGGCCACCTCAAACGACACTTGGAGAAGGAAACATCGCATCACGTCCAACACGCCAGAGCTGCCGTGGCGCAAGTAAGGGTGAAAACTCAATTGAAATAGCCGGTTTTTTTCcccacctaagctgatagccttgagaagctatttcagcgtaaccttaactagtaggtgagctcacgaggttcaaacctgacgacgttgctaacacgaaccctagaaagagcagtgcttcgcagaatctaccaccggatcggaaacgcgacccactgagaagatccggcgctaAGCTcggtgggctgtatctgtgagttaatactcgtcgagcccttcgtcgccagcgacgggttcggcgaggtgatggtttgcttattagatataaaataattaataattgggaatttaattgttttatgatcgaacaatcaccaatagtcgtcgaacaaacgataattgatcaaaattaataaatctgagcgataaaaataaagaaatctaGTAAGAGGGGccaacttaagggtgatcatttgtttaattaattataaataaataaaagatgaacaaacaattacatacaaaacaatacattcgaacattaacgaacaaacgacgaacaaataattaaaaaaaagggggccaaattcagtgagcctcccttccacggtgtttcccgagtgctatgacatgtcattcttcaaacgaggcttgtggagagtacttaacggtaggcagcggcttggctctgcccctggcattgctgaagtccatgggtgacagtAAACTCAGCATGagatgggccgtatactcgacTGCCTGCTTggacagtaaaaataaattaaaaataaagaaatttctTCTGCAACGCTTGTACAATCAAAACAACATGTCCATAATTTTCAAGAAAATTTCCGATAGTACTATATAGTCATTTTAATTTCGATTTCTGCTAtatgacaacagatggcgttactcctACCGGCATtacaatgtatttaattttatttaaaaaaaacaataacttttttatattctaGAGCTGCACGCCACAAGGTTCTTGTAAATACTCCTCTTATGATAAATTTATCTTCTTCTTGCACAGGCTATCCAAGGCATAGTGACAAAGGTACCGCCGCCGGAGAGCCTATTCAACAACTGCTCTGTGTCCGACCTACCCAATATGGTCAGCAGGAACGTCGCGAAGAATGCCCCTTCGAGAATCGTAAGTGTTTCCGTCTTTATTCCTGCTTTGTTTGTCATTGTTTTGTTGATAAAAACTATGAAAACGATTTCGTAGTTTTTGAATTGACTTTTTTATACAAGTTGATACAAGTTGTCCGCCTGTAAGCAGCGCGTTGTTGTTGGAAGACTCGCCGACATAACGCTAGTGTAGGAAGCGGAtattatatgaatatagcagtttgaAACAGAGCGAATTGTGCTGCgttgaataatttaataattttcatgaCTTGTCTAGTTAAAAtatgcaatattttaaaaatctcaactatttattttatatttttaattacgtagGAATTATTTCTTAACTTCTTAATTTAATATCCCACAATTTAATATcataccgagcaatatcacccgctcggtggaagatcttccctttcgtcGTTTAAACCTctccaaagataattttaaagtaGTTAAGTTGGCGTCATTCGACTCTGTACACAATCATCTCAATTCGGATTTACTTTCTTGATTaccatgtctttttttttcttcttttacctattctaataacctcgagggattattctagattcaccgaactaatAGGAGaactcgcggggctcaaacttgatgttgctaacacgaaccctaacaagagctgtTACGATATCTCTTTCGTTTTGCagaacaaaaaaacaatgactAAAATTAAATCTCTCACTCTCATGTCACTCTCCGCTCTACAGGCTGACAACAAGCTGGCTGCCGCACGTCTGATGCGCGACATCGCCGAGCTAAGACAGCGAGTGGCACAAGTCGAGTACCGGCTAGCCAATGAACTGCGAGTATGTAATCAcatacatctagcctctagtcctatactacactactacagacacagtcctctgcggctctgtactgatcccgagctcttctcgtacacaaacagacacagatccgacctacatctagcctctagtcctatactacactactacagacacagtcctctgcggctctgtactgatcccgagctcttctcgtacacaaacagacacagatccgacctacatctagcctctagtcctatactacactactacagacacaatcctctgcagctctgtactgattccgagctcttctcgtacacaaacagacacagatccgatctacatctagcctctagtctaCTATAAACTTGTCACATTTCCAGCGCAAGAGGCAGGCTGAGCTGGACATCGTGCGTCTAAGGAAGGAGCTATCTGCTACTAAAAGCTGTGTTGCATCGTTGAGATTACCACCACCGCCAATGAGGGCCCAGTGCTCTAAATTTGCTTGACCCATTTGAAAGAATTGAGGACATAGCTTAAAAATGAATCTACGAAAATGTAACATCGAGTATTAGACAAAAATTGTGggaattttacaataaaaatcaaatcgagtTGGTTTTTCTTTAGTGCATATTTGATTGATGGTAATTAGTCTcccattgtattattatttgattgattattttgatgacatttttttgtttatcactCTCGAAGCCCGATTAACTTCTAGGGGCTATTCTggcccatagataatacacatatatTCATCCTGAGAACAgcgtttcgctgaatctaccacagcatcggaatcgcgacccattgaggagatccggtgagaaactcagtggctcgCATATAGGGATTAAGTTGGATCGAATAACTTGGATCGGGGGTTTATATGGATGCAaactgcgtgagcgaacactgcaCTTGCATAAGTCATGACCGTACCTAATACATGTGCAAGCTTTGTAAAGCATCACCTAGTTACAAAGGGACAGGTTACTTCACTTCTAGATCTTGGGATAAGAGTCGACGTGGTAAGAATATGGCTTGATTGCGGActaatttgatatatttttttaaaggattttatgacctggtaactaagacctttaagtaatgtcttattttaatttatattcttatttttataaaaaatgataatatggagtgaaatgaaagaGATGaacatgattaatttgagacattaatcaactgggatgaaataaaatgaaatgagatgaaatgatataggatgaaatataatctcagtaaaatggtggtcatttactttttggaggaccccgaaaagttcacaaatattaaacGGCTAAAAACcacctttattacacatttgaacCTGAAGGAACACtaagtatacaaaataaaataaatcccacaacttcactcctcgctttctcgccaaaaagtctactAATTTGACATGGGGACGGATCTAAGCTATAAcgtcagcctgctgagtttctcgccggatcttctcggcgaGTCGCGGGGGACagatcaaagggaaaacaaaattgttatttttatttaattccgagcattttcatatttatctaccttttaaaccttctctggacttccacaaataattcaaggcaaaaattagccaaatcggtcagccgttctcgagttttagcgagactaacgaacagctattcatttttatatatatagatagatgaagCTACCTACTTAGGAAGCCATAGGAGCGTTGAGCTAACGATGTAGAGACAAATACCTATAgaaatcattaaaacaaaaaatgaggTACATATttcgaattaataaaaaaaacaaaacccaAATCAAAGTTCCTTTATACTTAACAAACAacgtacaaaatacaaaaaaacatgaCATACAACATTAACTATAAGTAGAATttacgaataaaaataattttcgcgATCACGGCTTAAGGTAACGCCGACACCGTAAAACTGAAGCGATAAtacaaaatctattttaacgtaCTACCTACGAATTAAGGAGGGTACAGGTAAGTAGCACACTTATCTGTGTATAAAATAGCGTCCGTCGAAAAGCGACCGATCAGCACGGCGTC harbors:
- the LOC110385357 gene encoding uncharacterized protein LOC110385357 codes for the protein MSLKTLSSGQRGHRNGHSVRFIGDELPNYRSLDSSESSPPNYGGSCPGNDSGADSPGTCTYQPAAQRYRLNEQRIKLLTSINQVVQQRADLESNRVTLSGLLDELKRKLKRRIEECHFEKKDKLKALKQANLRLEKEKFSVMSEIGHLKRHLEKETSHHVQHARAAVAQAIQGIVTKVPPPESLFNNCSVSDLPNMVSRNVAKNAPSRIADNKLAAARLMRDIAELRQRVAQVEYRLANELRRKRQAELDIVRLRKELSATKSCVASLRLPPPPMRAQCSKFA